The genomic DNA caagggagctgctccactcccttatcttggtggccctgcactgaactctctttGTAGGTGCAGACTTTGTACTTCCATTCATATACTGTGGTACACTGTCAGTCACTGGGCAAGTCAAGGGGGAAACAGGTGATTTGCTTTAAAAGGATCAGCTGAAATGGTATTGTCTTCTAAGACTGGGTGAGAGTGGCTGGTTTTGAAGGAGATTTCTACTACATGTGTCAGATTTTGCATTTGGGATATCTCCTGAGCCGTAACAAGCTGAGTTTTTCTGGGATAACAAAAATAGTCAGCTCCCATTTATTGTTGAGATGTGATGTCCTGATGGTCAGAAATTGATGTCTGGCAGCTCCCACCCAGGAACTGCTCAGTCACTGATGGCGACTTggagaaaatacagaagaaagagtgttaaataaacaaacaaaagggcAAAAGTAGCCATGTAGATGGTCTTTTATAGCTGCATGAAGCCATGAGGAGGAGAGCTTCCATCCCCCAAAACCTCAGGTTTGTGTGTAGGGGGTGACACCAAGAAGGAAAGCAGCTCAGTCCATGTGGAAACATGGGCTGAGGCTTTTGAGCCATTGTGAttaaaggaaaaccaaacatcagctctctggaggtttcagtAACAGCTGTCTGAACATGCAGTGAGTGCTCAGTGTGGTCCTTAACATTATACAGCTCAAAACCTCTGGGTGCTTGGTAACCCAACGTGCCAAAGGAGCTGCTTATACAGAGGGAAAAGCTCTTTTTCAGTGGCCAGCATGCAGTCAGGTGATGTCATCTTTGTGAGCAGGGCTTCTcagtccctcagctgcttctgtccaGTGCTTGGCTCTCATTGGGTGATCAGATCACCTTCATTGCTGTGGTACAGAATTAGGTTGGTGACAGCAATATCTTGATAATAAAGGACTTGCTAAAATTGGAAGTTATTGCATCACAAATACGTTATTCTAAGTCTTGTACAATAAGTTCCTCACCACTTGCTCCCATTTGCAAGATCTCTAAGTGTGTGTTTTATGCTTGTGCAGCAGAAGACAGGATTAAGATTCCTCTCCTCAGGACCTGCTGTTGGGTTTAGTCTCATCCAAGGGAGTTAGAAGCCATTGCAGTGCTTTGAAATGTACGTGATCACAACTCTACAGGACACCTgagcttttgggtttgtttcagaTCCACAAATGGAGCTTGAGTAATTTATCTGTGTTCCTGCTTAGTAACAAAATGCTGAGAGATTTTCCAACTTCTGAATAATTTCCAGGTTGCTGTGGTCAAAGTGAgggggcttggcagggtgaaaGGAGAGCTTGGACTCGATggtctgaaaggtcttttccaaccataatggtTCTATGATTGTCGCCCCCCGGTCATGCACAGACCTCAGGGTGTTATTTAGTTAGTGAGAAGGGGTGATGTTAAATCTGACATTTGTTCTTTGTCTTTTCAGAtggaactgaaacaaaaaaattaactgaTCAACAGCTGATGGTGATCGCAAAGCTGTTTGGTAGGCAGTGGAGAGAAATTGCCATTGAGTGTCTTCAGATGGAGATGAAAGACATTGAGCAGATTCAGGCAACAGAGAAAGAAGTTAACATGCAAAAATTTCTGTTGTTAAGCAAgtggagagacagagaaaaaagcaaCGGGACGGCAGCAGCTTTGTACAGCAGCCTCAGCGACAAGGCGTCCTACGAGATCCTGCAGGCCCTGCAAGGTAGCACCTTCCCCTCCCGTTGCCTCCACACCACTGCCTTTCACATGGGTTTTAAGAGTTCACAGCAGAGTTTACCAGACACTTACTGCATGTTTTACTACCTAGGTCTGAACCATCTCCCCTCTGGTATTAGCAAGGACTTGCTTTCTTGTGGCACTTTTATAGTTCCCTTCAGAAATCGATGCCACACAACAGTATTTttgccctggctgtgctgagaGTGCTCTCAGCATGGCCCAGCCCTCTAGCACATCCCTGTTACATACCCAGACCAATTCTTGCTCTTCACTGGAAGTCctaagaaagaaatgtttgggTCTTTAGTGTTCTGTGCTTTAGATTAATGCTTAATTAACGCCTTCCCCCAGTGAGTGGCTTAGTGCCTTGATCATGCAGACCCACGTGTGTGGATGTATTTCCTTCCTGCCCGTGGGTGCTCACACTCATTTCTATGGGGCTCCTTTCCCCAAAACTAAATACCTTCTTCTTCTGGAACAGGCAAAACTTTGTGCTTTCTTAGTTCTCCCTAAAAGCTGTAAaggatggagagctgctcaTGCCCCCTCACTGATCTGACCCTCACAAACTTGTCTGTGCTGTAGCCTTGTGCTGGCTTGTAggtttttaactttttataaCTTAGCTGGAGTATTGCAGAAACTTCCAGAGACTGGATAACGTGtttgggtgtgtgtgtgtgtgtgttccttccctccctcaggTTTCTCGTCTCAGTGCTGAGCTGGTGATGCTGCAGCTGGAAGGAGAGCGGTGGGAGCTTTTCTGGCTGCATCCCTGGGATCTCGCTGAGGTTTGGGAAGGAAGCTGCAAGGCATCAGCACACACTGGAAGGTGTAGGCAGGATCTTTGCAAGAATGTGAATGAAATTTTGTGCAGATTTAAGCACACTGAAGACTTTGAGCAGCAGGTTGTGGCGGCGTGGCTGGCAGTGCCGGCCTTCACAGATGGGGAAACTCAACACCACTATGACCTAGTTTTGTCTCATTGGAGCCAGTCTTAAAAGACATGAACACTGGAAGAAACCAGTTTTACCTTGTTCAGGTATAGGATCATTATCTGGAAATGTTTTTACTTACATCAGGGAAAGACAGGGTGAAAAGTTACGTGGAAACTTTCAtcccctttaaaaaaacaaccccaagaaCTGCCACAATCATGAGGTACATTGTATTTCCCTCAGATGCCCAAAATCAGGGAAGAATCATCCTAAACTTGCAGGTAAATTCCTTTGCATAACCACTGTACATATGCATGATCACTGTATATACTGGTGTACATTCAGTCCTTGTTAAGCTATGTTTCTGTTTGCTGCAATCCCAAAGGCTGCTTTCATGGGATAACCACTCTTCtctccaggcagctttcagtTTTCCCTGGGaacttcttttcccctcttcacTGTATAGTCTGTCTCAGTTTTTTTatgagatcatttttttttacgtTGTATAAATTTGTTTTTTGTATGATAAACTTTTttatacttgtttttttttactggattAATTGGAACTTGACTAGAATGAAGGGGCTTCAGCTAAACTGGGAGAAGCTGCACAGGCTGCTAACCCTGTCAGCACAAGTGGGAAAGGTCTTGAATGTGATTTGCAGAAGAGAGCAGTGGCCTGATGTGGGAGATTGTCTTGTTGCATTCATTTGGCTGTCTCCCACTGTGtgtgtttctgaaagaaaaagcatcctttgaaaaaaaaaagaggattaaaaaggaaacatttacaCTAGTTATGgatgattttggttttttaaaatgttgcaaGGTGGTTGGATATTGTGGGTCATCTTCCCAGCCCTTGGGGCTCCACTGCTGTGTACATCCCAGGGGCTGACTGAGGGAAGGTCCCCAGGACCTTGTGGGCTTTGCTGCTGGTGAAgcatttagggggaaaaaaggttgTGGGAGCTTATAAGGCTCATGTGATGCTCATCTCCAGGCAGAGTTGCCTTTGGCTCTTCTAGCAGGGACGAGCTGGAGGAAATTGCTATCAAGGGGACCTTTAAGCAAAGTGACCCTctggtgagaagcagaaaccaGTAAATCCAAACTGAAAATAAGATGCTTGTTTGTAATAATGAGGGTAACCAGGTAGCACAGCAGACGGTGACAAGAGCTGGTAAGGTGTTCACCTTCAGATCCTTCAAATCAAGATCAAGAACCTCTTTAAAAACAATGTGGATTGTATTCCTGTGGTGTTCAATTTGGCTTCATCCTGTTCTTACAGGTAGAAGGAACCTAAACTCAGGTCACCAGGGCACTGAGGCTGGTGTTACCTGAGGGCTGTGGTGGGTGGTCTGTAGGAGCAGGGACCATGGCTGCAGTTGGAGCAGGGGGAGTTAATCAGATTGCATGTTCAGGGCTGGGGTGGTGtgcagggaagaggggagagggtgGGGATGGCAGCTGTCCCTTCAGCATCTCAAAGAGCAGGGGATCCCACTAGCCTCTCAGCATCAAAGTGGGGCTGCTTGAGGGTCCCCAAAGAGATGGGAGAGCACAGGCAAGGGATTCTCACTGAAACAATTTAGGCAGTGATTTTGGAGGGTCTGGGGAATCACCCCAGAAACTATGTAACTGCTGGAAAAATCACTGCAAGTGAGGATGAACCAAAGTGCTGGACTTTGAGCACTCTGAGAGAAACAGCCATAAGAAACACCCCTGAGGTAAGCAATAAGAAGGAGAGGACTAAAAATATGATACCAGAGCTGAATATTCCTGTGGTGTACCTTTACACAGCACCAACCTTCaaactgttttaaaagcagGATAGATGTGATGCTGTTGTGTTGATTCACGTTAGGGCTcgaggaagggaaaaagaaaagtgaccacatttttaacacaaaCATTCACTTTATTGGGCaataaatagaataaataaGGAATATTGTAATAAATAAATTGATCCTTATAAATAGGTTTCCATTTCTAAAAACagctgaataaataaataaatgggggggggggggaatgacAGCTGAATAAATCAATCAGTGAAAAGTGACAGTTGGTGAGTGTTTGGTGCTGGAAGAATATTTTGGTACTACAATGTAGCTTATTTCCTAGAAGTCTAGAAGTCTTTAACATGAGAGCTTAAAAGGCACTGCCAACAGCTCACTAAAACCCGATTTATAAGCAACTGtgaaatatagaatcatagtaatagtaataataGAATAGTACAGAATCAGTCTGTGATCCTATACTATGTGCTAGATTCCTTAAAAGCCCCCCAGCCACCTTGCAGGGTGTTGACTCTCCACAACATGCTGGGGTGTGGTTTCTAGGCAGAGTGCTCACAGGGAGCTCTCTGGTGAGGCCAGGAAGTTCATCATCCTGTGGATGGTGATGGTGCGGATTCGGAAGGCGTGAAGGATGCCACAGAGCCTCATCCTCTCCTGGAAGGAGCCCAGGCCCGTGCTGGCCTTTGGCTGTGgggtgctcctgctgctgctcctcctcagaGCCTGGGAACAGGTAAGTAGGTTAAAAACCATCACTAGAAAATGGCTAAACCCCACCAGAAAACTCTCCCACTCTCTTTATGTTTCTCACCCTCTGAGTGATAAAGGAGAAGACTCAGAAATGAGAATGGGTTCTCCTAAAGGGAAGATTTCAAGTATTTAAGGACACGATTAATTGACTTAGGATGGGCAGCTGTGCTCTCCTGGTGACAAAAAAACATCCATCCATGCACAAAGGCTCTTTCTGCCCAAGACCAAAGATGACTGTTAAGTGGTAAGCCTATGGCCAGCTTTGGCTAGCAGCCTCTTAGATTGGGCTCATCTGCTTGTGGCCAGAATCTCCATATTCATTATACCAGGTATATTATATTTcaatatttggaaaagaaatagagCTGCACCCCTTTTATTCCATCCTTTAGTTTTGAATCGTGGCAGAAAATCCTGTAGTCATTGTGAAAGCAGAGCAGTGTGTAAGAAAGAGGGCTGCTAAGGAGCCATACATCTGAGTCCTGGTGTTGTCTTGGCTGTATCAGCAAGGCAAAATTCTGGAGTGAGACACACAGTTCATAACAATCGAGTCCCTTCTAGGAAAAACAGTCACAGCCAAGTTTTTAAATCACTAGATTAAAGAAAGGTCACTGAGTGACTCACAGAATGCAGCAACCTGGATTAAAATCTCTGGTTTAAGGCAGAAATAGTAGAAAGGAAGGAGACAGAAATACTTACTTTCATCATTTCATCAATAGTTGCCAGCACCTTTTGATCATTGAGGTTCTTCAGTGCTGCCCTGTAGGCATTCAGATCCTCATAGATGCCCTGCAGGCATTTCCCCTGCAAAAGGAAAGAGTTATGAGGACATACAGGAATCTGCTATGAAAGGCTTTAAACATACAGCAAGCAAAAGAAGGGGTTCTTTGGGGAAACTTGCAATTTACCGTATCAAAAGTAGAGCTTTCCAGTGCTGGACAGTTTCCAGTCTGcaaattaaagaagaaatgagaGAGGGTGATTTTGTGGAAGTGTGAATGATGCAGCTGTTCCATGAAACTCGAAAACGTGATGCCGAAACTCGAGTAATTTCTTACCCCTGGATCTTCAGCAATGCAAGCTTGGATCGTGTTGGTGTGATTCTTAGTGATGTCTTCAAGATCAACCTCTTCAAGGGTACATTCAAATCCCAGGGTGCCCAGCTCCTGTGTTaaaaaggagattaaaaaagGGTCCTTGACTCAGCTCTATGgtacagtgtgtgtgtgtatacatatatatacgtATGTAAATACACATGAGGCATCACAGCTGTCTGTGCCTGGTTGAATCCAAGGAATGAGGCTGTGTGAGGACCATGGTTAAATACATAAGCTGGGCAAATAGACCAGGAGACTGAGATGCACGTGGCAGTTGCGTTTAATGGCAGTAAGCTCAGGCTTAGCACAGATTCACTTTGCATGCTGTGAACTGCACTGCCTCCATTGCTTTATTCTCTCAGACACTGAATGTGTTGAGGAGTTTATGTGGCTgtagttttaaatgaaaagtatCTCTCAGAAAGTGAAAGATACCCACTGCCATCTGCACAGATGTTTAACAGTGCTCCCTGACCCCCT from Colius striatus isolate bColStr4 chromosome 12, bColStr4.1.hap1, whole genome shotgun sequence includes the following:
- the IL12A gene encoding interleukin-12 subunit alpha gives rise to the protein MSRHAAPPSGRAGLRPALSLPLALWLRPALCLPLALCLLPALLPGPARALPAPRRAGLSGHLLRAAGASLHRLKELGTLGFECTLEEVDLEDITKNHTNTIQACIAEDPGTGNCPALESSTFDTGKCLQGIYEDLNAYRAALKNLNDQKVLATIDEMMKALRRSSSRSTPQPKASTGLGSFQERMRLCGILHAFRIRTITIHRMMNFLASPESSL